The following proteins are co-located in the Candidatus Accumulibacter cognatus genome:
- a CDS encoding plasmid pRiA4b ORF-3 family protein: MTTPTSSLEKIYQIKVTLKNSRPPIWRRLLVPSSITLARLHRVLQAAMGWHNCHLHQFVVAGNCYGDPGLDAGFEVVDELKVHLDRLLINVRNSMVYEYDFGDCWEHKIDLEKILPADPAITLPQCIKGVRACPPEDVGGVWGYAGFLAAMADPEHPEHEDYKEWIGEKFDPEHFDINRINARLADAHD, translated from the coding sequence ATGACAACGCCGACAAGCTCGCTTGAGAAGATCTATCAGATCAAGGTCACCCTCAAGAACAGCCGGCCGCCAATCTGGCGGCGTCTGTTGGTGCCGTCTTCGATCACCCTGGCGCGACTGCACCGGGTGCTGCAAGCGGCCATGGGCTGGCACAACTGTCACCTGCATCAGTTTGTGGTGGCGGGCAATTGCTACGGGGATCCCGGCCTGGATGCCGGCTTCGAGGTGGTCGACGAGCTCAAGGTCCACCTCGACCGCTTGTTGATCAACGTCAGAAATTCGATGGTCTATGAGTATGATTTTGGCGATTGTTGGGAGCACAAGATCGACCTCGAGAAAATCCTGCCCGCTGATCCGGCAATCACTCTGCCCCAATGCATCAAAGGCGTCCGCGCGTGTCCGCCGGAAGATGTTGGCGGCGTCTGGGGCTACGCGGGTTTCTTGGCTGCGATGGCCGATCCAGAACACCCGGAACATGAGGACTACAAGGAGTGGATCGGCGAAAAATTTGATCCGGAGCATTTCGACATCAATAGAATCAACGCACGCCTTGCTGACGCGCACGATTAG
- a CDS encoding DUF4157 domain-containing protein, which yields MAAKVATGLPASASATEKAESVAEEGPQIRTGDSEIGLMNGKPLDPELRARFEPGLGADFSQVRIHTGPQAQALAASLQAEAFTLGRHIVIGDLHCQAASSDGRNLLVHELAHTIQQGAAGQAGAALTAGSPGPMIMRRLIRTAIINFLCGSSDPFLRSPPSGFMHLNTGETQISISTNIHWDRPASCGSGSQFFMTLFRHRSVLWDANEGTKTFNVGTADKAVWSELTKIPTTTSRSDPTIPIRTVV from the coding sequence ATGGCGGCAAAGGTCGCGACGGGCTTGCCGGCTTCTGCTTCGGCAACCGAAAAAGCGGAGTCGGTGGCAGAGGAGGGTCCGCAAATCCGGACCGGTGACTCCGAGATCGGCTTGATGAACGGCAAGCCCCTCGATCCTGAACTGCGTGCTCGTTTTGAACCGGGCCTGGGCGCCGATTTTTCGCAGGTGCGGATTCATACCGGACCACAGGCGCAGGCCCTGGCCGCTTCCCTGCAAGCCGAGGCCTTTACGCTGGGACGCCATATTGTCATCGGCGATCTCCATTGCCAGGCCGCTTCATCCGATGGGCGGAATCTGTTGGTGCATGAGTTGGCGCATACCATCCAGCAGGGTGCCGCAGGTCAGGCCGGCGCAGCGCTGACGGCAGGTTCGCCTGGTCCGATGATCATGCGTCGGCTGATTCGCACCGCCATCATCAATTTCCTTTGTGGTAGTTCTGACCCTTTCCTCAGAAGCCCACCCAGTGGCTTCATGCATTTGAACACGGGCGAAACACAGATTTCGATCAGCACCAATATTCATTGGGACAGACCGGCAAGCTGCGGGTCGGGCAGCCAGTTTTTTATGACTTTATTCCGTCATCGCAGCGTATTGTGGGATGCCAATGAGGGTACGAAGACCTTCAACGTGGGTACAGCAGATAAAGCGGTCTGGTCGGAGCTGACGAAGATTCCGACTACTACTTCGAGATCCGATCCAACAATACCAATCCGAACTGTTGTTTGA
- a CDS encoding DUF4157 domain-containing protein: MRQSASTCACGGSCPRCQAQSSLKIGAPDDHYEREADRVADSVMSGRQNDPVHAISPGMHLKLSRKVLEPDEVLDSVLPAEGTSSSEQPEVAEPENLQRSATAEADAVTPQYERTLQQAVHSGGEHLPTATRAFMESRFGRDFSAVRLHRDEQASGLAQQVNARAFTVGSDIFFAQSQYQPSSHAGQRLLAHELTHVVQQSDGRLSRQIMRSPGTSCSSYPGYNASIDRRTYNCAGLALRTYRFTSPPSAVYTEMAANFINPVCPVGNCKAGQVKFWLWQYDIRTEDDLGTIINPTWRDFHIVGGRMDALGNDPSDVLSKNGPRPIHGPGTGPSFRPASRDRALDADDNPGTTAAGRPLYKVRSNMSEIISCAGCS; the protein is encoded by the coding sequence ATGCGTCAGAGTGCGTCGACCTGTGCCTGCGGAGGGTCTTGTCCGCGCTGTCAGGCCCAGTCCAGCCTCAAGATAGGCGCCCCGGACGACCACTATGAACGGGAAGCCGATCGTGTTGCGGATTCGGTGATGAGCGGCCGCCAGAATGATCCGGTGCACGCAATTTCACCAGGCATGCACTTGAAACTCTCCCGCAAGGTGCTTGAGCCGGACGAAGTGTTGGACAGCGTTCTCCCGGCCGAAGGCACGTCCAGTTCCGAACAGCCCGAAGTTGCCGAACCCGAGAACCTGCAACGCAGCGCCACCGCAGAAGCCGATGCCGTGACGCCTCAATATGAGCGAACCCTTCAGCAGGCTGTCCACAGCGGTGGCGAGCACTTGCCGACAGCGACACGCGCGTTCATGGAAAGTCGCTTTGGCCGGGATTTTTCCGCGGTTCGCTTGCACCGCGACGAGCAGGCGAGCGGCCTCGCGCAGCAAGTCAATGCACGTGCTTTCACTGTCGGCAGCGACATCTTTTTTGCCCAGTCCCAGTATCAACCGTCTTCGCATGCAGGGCAGCGCCTGCTCGCTCATGAGCTTACCCATGTGGTGCAGCAATCCGACGGCCGTTTGTCGAGACAGATCATGCGATCTCCGGGCACCTCTTGCAGCAGCTATCCCGGATACAATGCGTCGATTGACCGGCGTACCTACAATTGTGCCGGCCTGGCGCTACGCACCTATCGATTTACCTCGCCACCGTCTGCCGTATATACCGAAATGGCGGCGAATTTCATCAACCCGGTTTGCCCGGTGGGCAATTGCAAGGCCGGTCAAGTGAAATTCTGGCTTTGGCAGTACGACATCCGCACCGAGGACGATCTGGGTACCATCATCAATCCGACCTGGCGAGATTTTCATATCGTCGGAGGCCGGATGGATGCCCTGGGTAACGACCCCAGCGATGTCCTCAGCAAGAACGGACCGCGTCCAATACACGGCCCCGGTACTGGCCCTAGCTTTCGGCCTGCGTCCAGAGACCGCGCCCTTGATGCCGACGACAACCCCGGCACCACTGCCGCAGGACGCCCGCTCTACAAGGTTCGCAGCAACATGAGCGAAATCATCAGTTGCGCAGGATGTTCCTGA
- a CDS encoding carboxypeptidase regulatory-like domain-containing protein yields the protein MALILNTGQNSYKSDLEGLFETLQEQRSELLSMVRDVQLAARLLAVAEARRLSELAGDDPRVAHYLNSSDTILRRAAALEIESEIANIRVPPITKSETLLQGRITDESARATAHVAVTLVDEKGAPVVGVASVETDDSGYFAFILQPAQVDAIGAGRKLTLQVGSASGKLVPVAAQAFTLASGEVKVSETRLQPSELEKLRLRPVQR from the coding sequence ATGGCCCTGATACTGAACACCGGACAGAACAGTTACAAGAGCGACCTCGAAGGCCTCTTCGAGACACTGCAGGAACAGCGCAGCGAACTGTTGAGCATGGTCCGCGACGTGCAACTCGCCGCCCGCCTGCTCGCCGTCGCCGAGGCGCGCCGCCTCAGCGAGCTGGCGGGCGACGATCCGCGTGTGGCGCACTACCTGAACAGCAGCGACACGATCCTGCGCCGCGCCGCTGCACTTGAGATCGAGAGCGAGATTGCCAACATCCGCGTGCCGCCGATTACCAAGAGCGAGACCCTGCTGCAGGGCCGCATCACCGACGAGTCGGCGAGGGCGACTGCGCATGTGGCGGTGACGCTGGTCGACGAGAAAGGCGCCCCGGTGGTGGGCGTAGCGTCAGTGGAGACCGACGACTCCGGCTACTTCGCGTTCATTCTGCAGCCGGCACAGGTCGACGCTATCGGTGCCGGGCGCAAGCTGACCTTGCAGGTCGGCAGCGCCAGCGGCAAGCTCGTGCCGGTCGCGGCGCAAGCGTTTACGCTGGCGAGCGGCGAGGTGAAGGTCAGTGAAACGCGGTTGCAGCCGAGCGAACTGGAGAAGCTGCGGCTGCGTCCTGTTCAACGGTGA
- a CDS encoding DUF4399 domain-containing protein — protein sequence MRAYKVFPALALLMLFNMVIAKPLPEDPLERRCWLQYTAERTSLSLFAESTPVTFSNLVDGFQVRTPFWIEFGIRGMGVIPAGHKREKSGHHHLLIDTPLPPSVADPIPFSDKYRHFGKGQTATLLDLPPGPHTLRLLFADYDHRPYYVFSRQITVNVIANRTQSAPPRIDPERFSETCPKWYQDQVSTPPSESKLVYVKNIRDGESVDSPFVIKLGVIGLGVAPEKTSIPDTGYFVLNIRKNRSAPTRMRLSDGQTEAILDLSPGEYQLEVLFLASDGQLLLKNQLTLTVATQVHLPRK from the coding sequence ATGCGTGCATACAAGGTTTTTCCTGCTCTGGCGCTGCTGATGCTGTTCAACATGGTCATCGCCAAGCCTTTGCCGGAGGATCCGCTTGAGCGCCGCTGCTGGTTACAATATACGGCCGAGCGAACTTCGCTGAGTCTGTTTGCCGAGTCCACACCAGTGACCTTCTCTAATCTTGTGGACGGATTCCAGGTACGCACGCCATTCTGGATAGAATTCGGCATCCGCGGCATGGGGGTAATTCCTGCTGGCCACAAAAGGGAAAAAAGCGGTCATCACCACTTGTTGATCGATACGCCTTTGCCCCCCTCAGTTGCTGACCCCATCCCCTTTTCTGACAAGTATCGGCATTTTGGCAAGGGGCAGACCGCCACCCTTCTCGATTTACCGCCCGGTCCGCATACCCTGCGCCTGCTTTTTGCCGATTATGACCACCGCCCGTACTACGTATTCAGCCGGCAAATCACCGTCAACGTCATCGCCAATCGCACGCAATCCGCTCCGCCCAGGATCGACCCCGAACGATTCAGCGAAACCTGCCCGAAATGGTATCAGGATCAGGTTTCGACCCCTCCGAGCGAGAGCAAACTGGTCTATGTCAAGAATATTCGCGATGGCGAGAGTGTCGATAGTCCGTTCGTGATCAAGCTCGGGGTCATCGGCCTGGGCGTGGCGCCGGAAAAAACCTCGATCCCGGACACCGGCTATTTCGTGTTGAATATCAGGAAGAATCGATCAGCGCCGACGCGCATGCGCCTGAGTGATGGCCAGACCGAAGCGATCCTGGATTTGAGCCCCGGCGAGTATCAGCTGGAGGTTTTGTTCCTGGCAAGCGATGGGCAGTTGTTATTGAAGAATCAACTGACACTGACCGTGGCCACGCAGGTGCATCTGCCACGCAAGTGA